In Acidiphilium acidophilum, one genomic interval encodes:
- a CDS encoding AMP-binding protein, with protein MMRESYVQGLSETRLLGMTIGAALERAAREHGAHEALVAYAEGVRLDYAGLDALVDQVAAGLIGLGLVRGERIGIFSPNNVAWAVLQFASAKAGLILVTINPAYRTAELEYVLNAVQCAALVLAPRFKSSDYIAMLEGIPADRLPHLRLRIVIGDAPSGMMRFDDIAAHADAASRAALVRLRQDLQFDDPINIQFTSGTTGAPKGATLSHHNVLNNGFFVGEGIGLRSEDRICIPVPLYHCFGMVMGNLAAVTHGATMVYPGEGFDARATLAAVSAERCTHLYGVPTMFIAELEHPDFGSFDLSSLRGGIMAGTSCPIEVMRRVMERMHMPEISICYGMTETSPVSFQTAIDDTAERRVATVGRVHPHLEIKVVDPDGRIVPVGERGEICTRGYSVMLGYWDQDGKTREVIDPARWMHTGDLGMIDAEGYCTIVGRSKDVVIRGGENIYPREVEEFLFRHPKVAGASVFGMPDAKYGEVPCAWVKPSAGANVTPEEIAAFCDGQIAHYKIPRHIRIVDEFPMTVTGKIQKFVMRDIMVAELGIVDEPRGKEA; from the coding sequence ATGATGCGAGAAAGCTACGTCCAGGGGCTGAGCGAAACCAGGCTGCTCGGCATGACCATCGGAGCCGCGCTCGAACGGGCCGCTCGCGAGCACGGCGCGCACGAGGCGCTGGTGGCCTATGCCGAAGGCGTAAGGCTCGATTATGCCGGGCTTGATGCGCTGGTCGATCAGGTGGCGGCGGGGCTGATCGGCCTCGGGCTGGTGCGGGGCGAGCGGATCGGGATTTTTTCTCCCAACAACGTGGCATGGGCTGTGTTGCAGTTCGCCTCAGCGAAGGCGGGGCTCATCCTGGTAACCATCAATCCGGCGTATCGCACCGCCGAACTGGAATACGTGTTGAACGCGGTGCAGTGCGCGGCGCTGGTGCTGGCACCGCGTTTCAAGTCGAGCGACTACATCGCGATGCTGGAAGGGATTCCGGCCGACCGTCTGCCGCATCTGCGGTTGCGGATCGTGATCGGCGATGCGCCTTCGGGCATGATGCGGTTCGACGACATCGCGGCCCATGCCGATGCGGCTTCGCGAGCGGCACTGGTGCGGTTGCGGCAGGATCTGCAGTTCGACGATCCGATCAATATCCAGTTCACCTCGGGCACCACGGGCGCGCCGAAAGGAGCAACGCTCTCGCATCATAACGTGCTCAATAACGGATTTTTCGTAGGCGAGGGGATCGGGCTGCGGTCGGAGGACCGGATCTGCATTCCGGTGCCGCTCTATCATTGTTTCGGCATGGTGATGGGAAACCTCGCCGCGGTCACCCACGGCGCAACCATGGTGTATCCCGGCGAGGGGTTCGATGCGCGGGCGACACTCGCGGCGGTGAGTGCGGAACGGTGCACGCACCTGTACGGCGTGCCGACCATGTTCATCGCGGAACTCGAGCACCCCGACTTCGGCTCGTTCGATCTTTCCTCGCTGCGGGGCGGGATCATGGCCGGAACGTCCTGCCCGATCGAGGTCATGCGCCGGGTGATGGAGCGGATGCACATGCCGGAGATCAGCATCTGCTATGGGATGACCGAAACCTCGCCGGTGAGTTTCCAGACCGCGATCGACGACACCGCCGAGCGTCGGGTCGCGACGGTGGGACGGGTTCATCCTCATCTCGAGATCAAGGTGGTCGATCCGGACGGACGGATCGTGCCGGTCGGCGAACGCGGCGAAATCTGCACGCGCGGATATTCGGTGATGCTGGGCTACTGGGATCAGGACGGCAAGACCCGGGAGGTGATCGATCCGGCCCGGTGGATGCATACCGGCGACCTCGGGATGATCGACGCCGAAGGGTATTGCACCATCGTCGGGCGCAGCAAGGACGTGGTGATCCGGGGTGGTGAGAATATCTACCCGCGCGAGGTCGAGGAGTTCCTCTTCCGCCATCCGAAGGTCGCAGGGGCGTCGGTGTTCGGTATGCCGGACGCAAAATACGGCGAGGTTCCATGCGCGTGGGTCAAGCCCTCCGCAGGCGCAAACGTGACACCTGAGGAGATCGCAGCATTCTGCGACGGGCAGATCGCTCATTACAAGATCCCCCGCCATATTCGCATCGTCGACGAGTTTCCGATGACGGTGACCGGGAAGATCCAGAAATTCGTCATGCGCGATATCATGGTTGCGGAACTCGGCATCGTTGATGAGCCGCGTGGCAAGGAGGCGTGA